Below is a window of Ruegeria sp. THAF33 DNA.
TGCGATTGCGAATTCTGGCGGTCTGCGCGCGTCGATTGACGAAGGCGAAGTGACCATGGGCGAAGTGCTGACCGTGCTGCCGTTTCAGAACACGCTGTCCACTTTTGAGATCACCGGGCAGACCGTCATTGACGCTCTGGAAAACGGCGTAAGCCAGGTTGAAGAGGTCAAGGGCCGGTTCCCGCAAGTGGCGGGCCTGCGCTTTACCTGGGATCCCAGCGTAGCGCCGAACGAAGGGCGTATCATTGATGTGATGGTCGCCGAGGGTGATGGGTTCGTTCCGATTGATCCGAACAAAACCTACCTGGTCGTAACCAACAACTACGTCCGCAACGGTGGCGATGGGTATTCGATGTTCGAGGGCGACGACAAGAACGCCTATGACTTCGGTCCGGATCTTGCGGATGTAACCGCGGAATATCTGGCCGAAAACGCGCCGTACCAGCCTTATGTCGACGGACGCATCCAGCAGAAGTGACTCTGTTTTTGAAAAGGAAAAAAGCCGCGTCATCATGATGCGGCTTTTCTGCTTCTGCGGATCAACTGAAATCGTATTCCGGCCAAAGTTCCGGGTCAAAGCCATCCAGCATCGGTTTGATCTGATCCGCGACCTCGCGCCAGCGCCCGATTGACTTGGTCGAGATCTTGTTGCGCACCTGATCCACGCTGGCCGTACGCACCTGTCTGGTGTTCTTTTCGGGGTGTACCATGGATTGGCACCACTCAATACCGCAAAACTCGGCAACGCGCTGGCTGTGGGTCAGGGGGTCCGCTACCAGATCTTCATAGGGCATTGTCAGAATGCGGTTTCCGAACAGCTTATCCCAATGAGACATGTAACGGCGATACAGATTTGCGGTATGCGCGATCGCTTCAAGGTTGGATGTGTCGTTCATGCCGTCTGCTAGGAACCGCTGGATCCATTTTGACAAACCGACATCGCGTGGATCCCGCAGCATGTTGATGATCCGGGCATTCGGGAAGGCTGCAAGAATGAAGCCGACATTTTGGTAGTTGTGCGGCATCTTGTCGACAAAGGCGATTGAATCCGTCGGAATCCCAGGCATCTGGTCCAGGTAGCTTTGGGCAATCGCCTTCGCGGCTTCTGAATCGAGCGACGTGCCGGACGTATAAAACTTGGCGGAAAGGTCGGTTATCAGCATCAGTTCACCGCAACCGGCGATACCGGGCGCAGAGCTCAGCATCATCTCCATCAAAGTGGTTCCGGATCGCGGCTGACCGATAACAAAAATTGGTACCGGCATACTGTTTTGCTCTGCATTGACCCGAGGCGATCCTTCAGGGAACAGGTCCAGAATATCGGATATTTTATTCTCTTCAGCTTCGGGGTCGTAGGGCAGGATGCTCTGTTGGATTGCGTTTGCCTTTGCAAATTGCGGCAACGCCTTGGCCAAGCCTTCGCTTTTTTCGATCAGATGTGCCTTGGCAAACTCGAGCTCTTGCAAAGGTTGATCTGTCTGAGCGATGGCCTCGTTCAACGCAAGGATCATCTGCGGCACGTTTTCCGGTGCGGTCAATATTGCGGATTGCAACAGGGCATTCGGGTTGTGGGGATCGGTTTCCAGGATGTTTTGCAGAACTTTGATCGCTTGGGCTCTGTCACCGGCCTGATGCAGATTGATGGCCATTTGCAATGCAATCGTTGTATTCTTTGCTGCCAGCTCGTACGCGCGTTGGATATCCCGCGTGCTTTCCTCGACAAAACCGATGCTTTGGTAGGCGCGGGCACGCTTTGAAAGCAATTCCGCGTTGTCCGGATCTGACGCCAGTTTGTGTGTAGTGAACTGGATGATGGATCGCCAGTTTTCCCCTTGGCGCTGTATTTCGTCAATGACTCTGGTGAGTTCCCGATTGTTTGGAAATCTTTCAATCTTTTTCTCTGCGTAGGTCAATGCCTGCACAATTTGCCCTGTTTGCATCAAGGCGTTAGCCAGATTCTCGGCAAATTGCGGATCATCGGGCTTCATCCGCGAGGCTTCAACAAAATACGGAATGGATTTCCTGTACTGCTTCATCTCTGTCAAAACGAAACCGGCGATGGCTTGGTAGTCCGAGTCCTTCGGGAATTTCTTGATACCCAGCTGGGCCTTTTTCAGCGCCTGTGACAGCTTGCCCGCATCCAAAAGGGCCATTGCTTTGCTCTTGAGGGATTGCGTTATTTGGTTTTCCATATGACCCCGTAAGATCCTGCGCCAGTATCAATTTAGTATCGGTGGTTCATTACCCATGTGCGGACGGTTTGCAATAACTCTTCCCAATGACGCGATGGCGCAGCTGTTCTCCGCGCGTCCGGCAAACGCGTTGCCGACAGTACCGAATTTCAATGTTTGCCCGACAAATCAGGTGCATGTGGTTCGGGGTGGTGACTCAGGTCGGCGTCTGGATGCGCTGCGCTGGGGGTTCCTGCCACATTGGTACAAGACGGAAACCGCCGGGCCTTTGCTGATCAACGCCCGCGCCGAGACTTTGGCGGAAAAGCCTGCCTTTCGCGATGCCTGCCGGTCGCGTCGCTGTCTGATTGTCGCAACGGGGTTCTACGAATGGACCAAGACGGACGAGGGAACGCGCTTGCCATGGTACATCCATCGTAGGGACGGCGCCCCCATTGCCTTTGCGGGGATCTGGCAGGATTGGGGGGTGGATGAAAACCGTCAGGGCACCTGTGCCATCGTGACGACGGCGGCCAACGAAAACCTTGGCACCATCCATCATCGGATGCCCCTGATCCTCGAACCCGAACATTGGTCCTTGTGGCTGGGAGAAGCGGGAAAAGGCGCTGCTCGTTTGATGCAGCCGGGGGCAGAGAATGTGCTGACGTTTCATCGCGTTGATCCAGTCGTGAACTCAAACCGGGCCAGCGGACCTGATCTGATCACGCCTTTGCACGAGTGAGGGCGTGCGGCCTTTTCTTTGCAGACGCGGCAAGCTAGACCATCGGCATGGCCCTGACCTTTTCTGATCTGACACAGCTTTATGCGCATGGTTTTGACACGGTCATCGATGTGCGCAGCCCGGCAGAGTTCGCTGAAGATCATCTGCCAGGCGCGATCAACCTGCCGGTTCTGAACAACGAGGAACGCGCCCGCGTCGGAACCATGTATGTACAGGAGAGCCCGTTTCTGGCGCGTAAACTCGGGGCCGCTTTGGTGTTCCGCAATGCGGCCAACCACATCGAGCAACATCTAAGTAACCACGAAGGCAGATGGCGCCCTCTGATCTATTGCTGGCGTGGCGGACAGCGTTCCGGGTCGTTCACTTGGATGCTGCAACAAATCGGCTGGCGAGCGGATGTGATCGAGGGCGGCTATCGCACCTACCGCAGGCTGGTGAATGCGTATTTGTACGATGATCCGTTGCCGCATCGGTTGGTGGCGCTGGATGGCTATACCGGAACGGCCAAGACAGAATTGCTGGCACGTTTGCAGTCACGCGGGGTGCAGGTTCTTGACCTCGAAGCACTAGCCAATCACCGAGGGTCTCTGCTGGGGGAAAGACCGGGCGGCCAGCCCAGCCAGAAAGCTTTTGAATCGGCCCTGGCAGGGGCGCTTTGTGCGATGGATACGGCGCGCCCGGTCGTCATCGAAGCGGAATCGTCCAAGATCGGCAGCCTGATACTGCCGCCCAGCCTGTGGAACGCTTTGTGCGCAGCCCCACGGGTGAACATCACGGCTCCGCTCGAGGCGCGCGCCGCCTATCTCGTTCAGGCCTATGACGACATCCTGTCTGACAGTGACCGTTTGAGGGACCGTTTGTCGCCGCTGCGCTTTCATCGCGGGCACGAGGTCGTGGATGGTTGGATGCAGCTGATCGAAGCAGGTCAAAAACAGGTGCTGACCCAGGCCCTGATGGAGCAGCATTACGACCCGGCATACGCAAAGTCGCGGCGATCCCGTTCCGTCAAGGTTCTGGCCGATATTGAGATCGCCCTTCTGAACGATGCCGGCCTGAGCGAGGCGGCCGCCCGGATCGAAACCCTGCTGGATCAGTCCTGAAGGCGCAGTCCCGGTGCATCGGTGAGCTCGCCGATTGCCATAGCCGGATATCCAGCGTTCCTGAGGTCATTCAGGACGGTATCGGCGTCCGCTGCCGCCACCGCGGCCAGCAGGCCGCCTGCTGTCTGCGGGTCGAATATCAGGGCGGCTTTGCCCTCGGCGGGCAGGGCAGGTGCTATTGCCCTGTTGTCTGCAAAAAGGGTTGATCGAACGCCCCGATCCGTCAGTTCCTGCGCGCCATCCATCACCTCCACGGCACCCAGATCCATCATGGCCCCGCATCCGGAAGCGTCGCAGATGCCTTGCAGATGTCCGGCCAGACCAAACCCGGTCACGTCGGTCATCGCATGGGCCCCGGCCAATATGCGGGCCGCCTTGCCCTGCGGCTGCGCCATGTGCCGGAAGGCTGCGGCCACCCAGGCGCCATTGGCCTGGCCTGCCATCTCGGCCGCCATAAGAACGCCGCTTCCTATGGGTTTGGTCAGGATCAGACAGTCGCTCGGTTGCCCGCCGGCCAGCGTAATCGGGTCGGCGTCGCACAGGCCGGTCAGTGTGAAACCGATTGTCATCTCGTCACCCATGGAACTGTGCCCGCCCACGATATCGGCACCGGCGTCCCGCATGACGTCTCCTGCGATCGACATGATTTCCGACATGGTACGGCGTTGCAGGGCAGCAGACATGCGCGGAAGGATGATCGTTGCCGTGGCAGCCTGAGGCGTGGCCCCCATGGCCCACACATCCCCCAGGGCATGTACAGCGGCGATGCGCGCCATAAGTGCGGGATCATTGGTAAAAGCCCGCAGGTGATCTGATGTCATGACCTGCCGAACCCCGCCCGTCTGAAGCAGAGCCGCGTCGTCGCCGGGCAGGGGGATGATATCCGGGCGAACGGGATCGGGCTGCGATTTCAGCGCCACCTGCAATGCTCCGCGCCCGACCTTGGCACCGCATCCGCCACACATCGGTTTTTCGCCCAGCACCTCGACAAGCCCGGCGGCATGTGCACGCGGCAGCGCGGGGGGCTTCATCTGCGGCAGGTCCCGGAACTTGTTCATGAAAGTCCGGTCGATGTGGTTCTTCCATTTCCACATCATCGCTCCGCTGTGGGACAACCCCAACCGCTCGCCCAGCGCTGATTTGCCGCCTAGCGAAATCAGCTTCAGGTAATCTTTCTGCGGGACGTACTTGCGCATCCGTCCAGCCCCCAGCGCCGCGCGCAGATTGTCGAACAGAACCGGTGCTTCGCGCACTGCATATACACCGGCTTTGGGTCTGGGATTGTCCGTCAGATGGGCGCAATCACCGGCGGCAAAAACCACGGGATCGCTGGATTGCAGGTAGCTGTTTACCCGGATGAAGCCATCCTCAAGGTCCAGCCCGGTCTTTTCGATCCAGCCATAGGGGCGGGCTCCGGCCGCCCCTGTCACGAAACCAGCCGGGATCTTGCGCCCGTCCTGCAATGCGACGTGATCCGAAGCGATCCGGTTGATCGCGGCGTTTTCGATCACCTCTACACCAAGATCCTGCATCGCACGGCGGATCGTCTCTGCTGCTTTGGGTTTGGTGGCCGTCAGGGCAATGGCATTGTCGATCAGCGTAACCTGCGCTGGCCGACCCTTGGCCCCGAGCGCGTGAGCCATCGCCATGACCAGTTCAACCCCGGCGATTCCACCGCCGATCACGACGACCGAGGCAGGGCCGCTGCCCGCCAGATAAGCAGCCCATTCTGCCGCGAATGGTCCCAGTGGTTTGGCCGGTACGGCATGTTCCGCAAAGCCGGGCATTGCGGGCATGTCCGAAGTGATCCCAACATTGACCGACGCCACATCGAAACCTACCGGAGGACGCCCGGGAACATGGATTTCCTGACGATCGGTATCGATTCCATCGACCGCGCCCAGAATGACGCGCGCGCCTGCGAAGCGGGCCAGTCTGACCAGATCGATGTCCAGCTCCGACCGGTCATAATGCCCGGCGACATAGCCTGGCAGCATCCCGGAATACGGGGCCGTCGGGCCGGGGTTTATCACGGTCACACGCGCCCCCGGCAACGGGTCCATCCCCCATTTGCGCAGCAGCAGCGCGTGGGTGTGACCTCCGCCAACAAGAACCAGATCGCGGGTCAGGGGCAGCGGAGGAATATGCATCGGTTTCAATTCGCGCTATGATCCGGAACGTCTTCGACCTGCTCGACGGCGTGGGTGGCCCAAAGTTCATCCTCGCCGGCATCCGGCAGGTCTTCGGGTTTTTCATGCCGGTGTATGTGCCACTTTGCAATGAACAGGGCCGTGATCGGAGCGGTCAGGAACAGGAACAGAGTGATCAGCAGCTCGTGCAGGGACAGCTTTCCTTCCAGAAGAACAGAATGCACGATCGAAGCCAGAAGCACGCCGCCCACCCCCAAGGTCGTTGCCTTGGTCGGGGCGTGCAGGCGGGACATCGGGTCTTTCAGCTTGATCATGCCAAAAGACCCGACAAAGCCGAAGATACCCGAGACGATCAGGAAAAAGGCGATCAGCAGTTCCACGATGAATGTCATCCCGCCCTCATTCGATAATGTTGCCGCGCAACATGAAGCGCGCATAGGCCACGGTGGAAACAAAACCGAGCATGGCAATGATCATGGCGGCCTCGAAAAAGATCTCGGTCCCCTGATCCAGCCCATATAGGATCATCAGGGCGATGGTGTTGATCACCATAGTGTCTAAGGCCAGAACCCGGGTGCCGACCCCGTCAGCGGTTATGATACGCCACAGACACATCATGATCGCCGCACCGAAACAGGCAAATGCAAAATAAATCGCGTAGTCGATCATTCGAAAATCTCCTTCAGGCGAC
It encodes the following:
- a CDS encoding tetratricopeptide repeat-containing sulfotransferase family protein, whose amino-acid sequence is MALLDAGKLSQALKKAQLGIKKFPKDSDYQAIAGFVLTEMKQYRKSIPYFVEASRMKPDDPQFAENLANALMQTGQIVQALTYAEKKIERFPNNRELTRVIDEIQRQGENWRSIIQFTTHKLASDPDNAELLSKRARAYQSIGFVEESTRDIQRAYELAAKNTTIALQMAINLHQAGDRAQAIKVLQNILETDPHNPNALLQSAILTAPENVPQMILALNEAIAQTDQPLQELEFAKAHLIEKSEGLAKALPQFAKANAIQQSILPYDPEAEENKISDILDLFPEGSPRVNAEQNSMPVPIFVIGQPRSGTTLMEMMLSSAPGIAGCGELMLITDLSAKFYTSGTSLDSEAAKAIAQSYLDQMPGIPTDSIAFVDKMPHNYQNVGFILAAFPNARIINMLRDPRDVGLSKWIQRFLADGMNDTSNLEAIAHTANLYRRYMSHWDKLFGNRILTMPYEDLVADPLTHSQRVAEFCGIEWCQSMVHPEKNTRQVRTASVDQVRNKISTKSIGRWREVADQIKPMLDGFDPELWPEYDFS
- a CDS encoding SOS response-associated peptidase, encoding MCGRFAITLPNDAMAQLFSARPANALPTVPNFNVCPTNQVHVVRGGDSGRRLDALRWGFLPHWYKTETAGPLLINARAETLAEKPAFRDACRSRRCLIVATGFYEWTKTDEGTRLPWYIHRRDGAPIAFAGIWQDWGVDENRQGTCAIVTTAANENLGTIHHRMPLILEPEHWSLWLGEAGKGAARLMQPGAENVLTFHRVDPVVNSNRASGPDLITPLHE
- the mnmH gene encoding tRNA 2-selenouridine(34) synthase MnmH encodes the protein MALTFSDLTQLYAHGFDTVIDVRSPAEFAEDHLPGAINLPVLNNEERARVGTMYVQESPFLARKLGAALVFRNAANHIEQHLSNHEGRWRPLIYCWRGGQRSGSFTWMLQQIGWRADVIEGGYRTYRRLVNAYLYDDPLPHRLVALDGYTGTAKTELLARLQSRGVQVLDLEALANHRGSLLGERPGGQPSQKAFESALAGALCAMDTARPVVIEAESSKIGSLILPPSLWNALCAAPRVNITAPLEARAAYLVQAYDDILSDSDRLRDRLSPLRFHRGHEVVDGWMQLIEAGQKQVLTQALMEQHYDPAYAKSRRSRSVKVLADIEIALLNDAGLSEAAARIETLLDQS
- the selD gene encoding selenide, water dikinase SelD → MHIPPLPLTRDLVLVGGGHTHALLLRKWGMDPLPGARVTVINPGPTAPYSGMLPGYVAGHYDRSELDIDLVRLARFAGARVILGAVDGIDTDRQEIHVPGRPPVGFDVASVNVGITSDMPAMPGFAEHAVPAKPLGPFAAEWAAYLAGSGPASVVVIGGGIAGVELVMAMAHALGAKGRPAQVTLIDNAIALTATKPKAAETIRRAMQDLGVEVIENAAINRIASDHVALQDGRKIPAGFVTGAAGARPYGWIEKTGLDLEDGFIRVNSYLQSSDPVVFAAGDCAHLTDNPRPKAGVYAVREAPVLFDNLRAALGAGRMRKYVPQKDYLKLISLGGKSALGERLGLSHSGAMMWKWKNHIDRTFMNKFRDLPQMKPPALPRAHAAGLVEVLGEKPMCGGCGAKVGRGALQVALKSQPDPVRPDIIPLPGDDAALLQTGGVRQVMTSDHLRAFTNDPALMARIAAVHALGDVWAMGATPQAATATIILPRMSAALQRRTMSEIMSIAGDVMRDAGADIVGGHSSMGDEMTIGFTLTGLCDADPITLAGGQPSDCLILTKPIGSGVLMAAEMAGQANGAWVAAAFRHMAQPQGKAARILAGAHAMTDVTGFGLAGHLQGICDASGCGAMMDLGAVEVMDGAQELTDRGVRSTLFADNRAIAPALPAEGKAALIFDPQTAGGLLAAVAAADADTVLNDLRNAGYPAMAIGELTDAPGLRLQD
- a CDS encoding Na+/H+ antiporter subunit G, which translates into the protein MTFIVELLIAFFLIVSGIFGFVGSFGMIKLKDPMSRLHAPTKATTLGVGGVLLASIVHSVLLEGKLSLHELLITLFLFLTAPITALFIAKWHIHRHEKPEDLPDAGEDELWATHAVEQVEDVPDHSAN
- a CDS encoding K+/H+ antiporter subunit F produces the protein MIDYAIYFAFACFGAAIMMCLWRIITADGVGTRVLALDTMVINTIALMILYGLDQGTEIFFEAAMIIAMLGFVSTVAYARFMLRGNIIE